From the genome of Microtus pennsylvanicus isolate mMicPen1 chromosome 20, mMicPen1.hap1, whole genome shotgun sequence, one region includes:
- the Tmem19 gene encoding transmembrane protein 19 isoform X1 — MTDLDDSTCKRYIKMITNIVILSLIICISLAFWIMSMTASTYYGNLRPVSPWRWLFSVVVPVMIACNGFKKKSLDHSGALGGLVVGFILTIANFSFFTSLLMFFLSSSKLTKWKGEVKKRLDSEYKEGGQRNWIQVFCNGAVPTELALLYMIENGPGEIPIDFAKQPTASWMCLSLLAALACSAGDTWASEVGPVLSKSSPRLITTWEKVPVGTNGGVTVVGLAFSLLGGTFVGLAYFLTQLVFVSDLDISAPQWPIIVFGALAGLLGSVVDSYLGATMQFSGLDESTGLVVSSPGQETKHIAGKPILDNNAVNLFSSVSVALLLPTAASGFWPRE; from the exons ATGACAGATCTTGACGACAGTACATGCAAAAGATATATAAAGATGATTACTAATATCGTAATATTGAGCCTGATCATTTGCATCTCCCTAGCATTCTGGATTATGTCAATGACCGCTAGCACCTATTATG GTAACTTGCGCCCTGTCTCCCCTTGGCGTTGGCTGTTCTCCGTTGTTGTTCCCGTTATGATTGCCTGTAatggctttaaaaagaaaagtctagATCACAGTGGGGCTTTAGG AGGGCTAGTGGTTGGATTTATCTTAACCATTGCGAATTTCAGCTTCTTCACGTCTTTGCTGATGTTTTTCCTGTCATCTTCAAAGCTCACTAAGTGGAAAGGAGAAGTGAAGAAGCGTCTAGATTCGGAATATAAGGAAG GAGGCCAAAGGAATTGGATTCAGGTATTCTGTAATGGAGCCGTGCCCACGGAGCTGGCCCTGCTATACATGATAGAAAATGGCCCCGGGGAAATACCCATAGATTTTGCCAAGCAGCCCACTGCTTCCTGGATGTGTTTGTCTCTCCTGGCTGCACTGGCCTGCTCCGCTGGAGACACCTGGGCTTCTGAGGTTGGCCCTGTTCTGAGCAAAAGCTCGCCTCGACTGATCACAACCTGGGAGAAAGTTCCAGTtg GAACCAACGGAGGAGTCACAGTGGTGGGACTCGCCTTCAGTCTCCTCGGTGGGACCTTTGTGGGCCTGGCGTACTTCCTCACGCAGTTGGTGTTTGTCAGTGATCTAGACATCTCCGCTCCCCAGTGGCCCATTATTGTATTCGGAGCTCTGGCTGGGTTACTAGGATCAGTTGTGGACTCATACTTAGGGGCAACAATGCAGTTTTCTG GTCTGGATGAAAGCACTGGCCTGGTGGTCAGCAGCCCAGGCCAGGAGACCAAGCACATAGCAGGGAAGCCCATCCTCGATAACAATGCCGTGAACCTGTTCTCCTCCGTTTCGGTGGCGCTCTTGCTCCCTACGGCCGCTTCAGGGTTTTGGCCCAGAGAGTGA
- the Tmem19 gene encoding transmembrane protein 19 isoform X2, with protein sequence MTDLDDSTCKRYIKMITNIVILSLIICISLAFWIMSMTASTYYGLVVGFILTIANFSFFTSLLMFFLSSSKLTKWKGEVKKRLDSEYKEGGQRNWIQVFCNGAVPTELALLYMIENGPGEIPIDFAKQPTASWMCLSLLAALACSAGDTWASEVGPVLSKSSPRLITTWEKVPVGTNGGVTVVGLAFSLLGGTFVGLAYFLTQLVFVSDLDISAPQWPIIVFGALAGLLGSVVDSYLGATMQFSGLDESTGLVVSSPGQETKHIAGKPILDNNAVNLFSSVSVALLLPTAASGFWPRE encoded by the exons ATGACAGATCTTGACGACAGTACATGCAAAAGATATATAAAGATGATTACTAATATCGTAATATTGAGCCTGATCATTTGCATCTCCCTAGCATTCTGGATTATGTCAATGACCGCTAGCACCTATTATG GGCTAGTGGTTGGATTTATCTTAACCATTGCGAATTTCAGCTTCTTCACGTCTTTGCTGATGTTTTTCCTGTCATCTTCAAAGCTCACTAAGTGGAAAGGAGAAGTGAAGAAGCGTCTAGATTCGGAATATAAGGAAG GAGGCCAAAGGAATTGGATTCAGGTATTCTGTAATGGAGCCGTGCCCACGGAGCTGGCCCTGCTATACATGATAGAAAATGGCCCCGGGGAAATACCCATAGATTTTGCCAAGCAGCCCACTGCTTCCTGGATGTGTTTGTCTCTCCTGGCTGCACTGGCCTGCTCCGCTGGAGACACCTGGGCTTCTGAGGTTGGCCCTGTTCTGAGCAAAAGCTCGCCTCGACTGATCACAACCTGGGAGAAAGTTCCAGTtg GAACCAACGGAGGAGTCACAGTGGTGGGACTCGCCTTCAGTCTCCTCGGTGGGACCTTTGTGGGCCTGGCGTACTTCCTCACGCAGTTGGTGTTTGTCAGTGATCTAGACATCTCCGCTCCCCAGTGGCCCATTATTGTATTCGGAGCTCTGGCTGGGTTACTAGGATCAGTTGTGGACTCATACTTAGGGGCAACAATGCAGTTTTCTG GTCTGGATGAAAGCACTGGCCTGGTGGTCAGCAGCCCAGGCCAGGAGACCAAGCACATAGCAGGGAAGCCCATCCTCGATAACAATGCCGTGAACCTGTTCTCCTCCGTTTCGGTGGCGCTCTTGCTCCCTACGGCCGCTTCAGGGTTTTGGCCCAGAGAGTGA
- the Tmem19 gene encoding transmembrane protein 19 isoform X3: MFFLSSSKLTKWKGEVKKRLDSEYKEGGQRNWIQVFCNGAVPTELALLYMIENGPGEIPIDFAKQPTASWMCLSLLAALACSAGDTWASEVGPVLSKSSPRLITTWEKVPVGTNGGVTVVGLAFSLLGGTFVGLAYFLTQLVFVSDLDISAPQWPIIVFGALAGLLGSVVDSYLGATMQFSGLDESTGLVVSSPGQETKHIAGKPILDNNAVNLFSSVSVALLLPTAASGFWPRE, translated from the exons ATGTTTTTCCTGTCATCTTCAAAGCTCACTAAGTGGAAAGGAGAAGTGAAGAAGCGTCTAGATTCGGAATATAAGGAAG GAGGCCAAAGGAATTGGATTCAGGTATTCTGTAATGGAGCCGTGCCCACGGAGCTGGCCCTGCTATACATGATAGAAAATGGCCCCGGGGAAATACCCATAGATTTTGCCAAGCAGCCCACTGCTTCCTGGATGTGTTTGTCTCTCCTGGCTGCACTGGCCTGCTCCGCTGGAGACACCTGGGCTTCTGAGGTTGGCCCTGTTCTGAGCAAAAGCTCGCCTCGACTGATCACAACCTGGGAGAAAGTTCCAGTtg GAACCAACGGAGGAGTCACAGTGGTGGGACTCGCCTTCAGTCTCCTCGGTGGGACCTTTGTGGGCCTGGCGTACTTCCTCACGCAGTTGGTGTTTGTCAGTGATCTAGACATCTCCGCTCCCCAGTGGCCCATTATTGTATTCGGAGCTCTGGCTGGGTTACTAGGATCAGTTGTGGACTCATACTTAGGGGCAACAATGCAGTTTTCTG GTCTGGATGAAAGCACTGGCCTGGTGGTCAGCAGCCCAGGCCAGGAGACCAAGCACATAGCAGGGAAGCCCATCCTCGATAACAATGCCGTGAACCTGTTCTCCTCCGTTTCGGTGGCGCTCTTGCTCCCTACGGCCGCTTCAGGGTTTTGGCCCAGAGAGTGA